The following coding sequences are from one Bacteroidota bacterium window:
- the tnpA gene encoding IS200/IS605 family transposase codes for MPNTYTQIHIQVVFAVKHRDSCIKDSWKNELYKYITGIVQGNNHKMIAINGVSDHIHVFIGLRPTQSISELMQDIKGSSSKWINEKRFVHGRFEWQEGYGAFSYGKSQIKDVIKYIENQELHHRKNTFREEYLDFLKKFEVDYDEKYIFRELV; via the coding sequence ATGCCAAACACCTATACCCAGATACACATTCAAGTTGTTTTCGCAGTTAAACACAGAGACTCTTGCATTAAAGATTCTTGGAAAAACGAATTATATAAATACATTACGGGTATTGTTCAAGGAAACAACCATAAAATGATTGCTATAAATGGTGTATCTGACCACATTCATGTTTTTATTGGCTTACGTCCAACGCAATCTATTTCAGAATTGATGCAAGACATAAAAGGAAGTTCTTCAAAGTGGATTAATGAAAAGAGGTTTGTTCATGGAAGATTTGAATGGCAGGAAGGTTATGGTGCCTTTTCTTATGGGAAATCACAAATTAAGGATGTTATTAAATACATAGAAAATCAGGAGCTACATCACCGCAAGAATACCTTTAGAGAAGAGTATCTTGATTTTCTTAAAAAATTCGAAGTAGACTATGATGAAAAATATATTTTCAGAGAATTGGTCTGA
- a CDS encoding MFS transporter, which yields MPQYFAEVCKYNEDTIGLLMALNGFLVVVIEMPLVAALEKNKNIFAFIIAGVLCLPVSFAILHFGNGILIWAVIYTLFITMSEILAMPFMMNYSLSRPAKERQGQYSALYSISYGLANIFAPLLGLGIADKYGFDKMFYFFIGLSLLTAFGFWLLKRRDGRR from the coding sequence ATGCCACAATATTTTGCTGAGGTATGCAAATACAATGAAGATACAATCGGACTGCTCATGGCATTAAATGGTTTTCTGGTGGTGGTGATTGAAATGCCCTTGGTAGCCGCATTGGAAAAAAATAAAAACATATTTGCATTTATCATTGCCGGAGTATTGTGTTTGCCGGTTTCATTTGCCATTTTACATTTTGGAAATGGAATATTGATTTGGGCAGTCATCTATACCTTATTCATCACCATGTCCGAAATTCTGGCCATGCCATTTATGATGAACTATTCTTTATCCCGACCGGCAAAAGAACGACAAGGGCAATATTCTGCTTTGTATTCCATTTCATACGGACTCGCAAATATCTTTGCCCCGCTATTAGGTTTGGGCATTGCTGATAAATACGGTTTTGATAAAATGTTCTACTTTTTTATCGGATTGAGTTTGTTAACCGCCTTTGGGTTTTGGTTGTTGAAGCGAAGAGATGGGAGAAGGTGA
- a CDS encoding MFS transporter produces MCWASYAGGWLTDRKNFFDIMFFSLIISGLILLLLLVATTPFTISLIIFCYAFAADIFRPANSKAIAAYSTPENRTRSVSLVRLAINLGFSIGPAAGGFVALYLGYKWLFVIDACSGFLAAAMLWIYLPRVTDESKKSESAVLDDRSTSAYRDWQYLIFIVLVAFFGICFFNSLPACHNILLRYANTMKIQSDCSWH; encoded by the coding sequence GTGTGTTGGGCTTCGTATGCCGGTGGATGGTTAACCGATCGAAAGAATTTTTTCGACATCATGTTTTTTTCACTCATCATCAGTGGATTGATCCTTTTATTGCTGTTGGTCGCTACAACACCTTTTACTATTTCGTTGATTATTTTTTGTTATGCTTTTGCTGCTGATATTTTTCGCCCGGCTAATTCAAAAGCAATTGCAGCCTATAGTACTCCCGAAAACAGAACCCGCTCCGTTTCATTGGTACGTTTGGCCATCAACTTAGGATTTTCAATCGGACCGGCTGCAGGAGGATTTGTTGCCTTGTATCTTGGATACAAATGGTTGTTTGTAATTGATGCCTGCTCCGGATTTTTAGCAGCAGCAATGTTGTGGATTTATCTCCCGAGAGTCACCGATGAAAGTAAAAAAAGTGAATCAGCGGTGTTAGACGATCGCTCCACATCTGCCTACCGCGATTGGCAGTATTTGATTTTTATTGTGCTCGTTGCTTTTTTTGGGATCTGTTTTTTCAACTCTTTGCCAGCATGCCACAATATTTTGCTGAGGTATGCAAATACAATGAAGATACAATCGGACTGCTCATGGCATTAA
- a CDS encoding gliding motility-associated C-terminal domain-containing protein — protein sequence MKKLLLLFSFSLFMTSTFAQEDCGNGVDDDGDGLIDCADTVTCSSSTVPTGTLFNTATNGVGGTLPGGSNDANWQIATGSIAGPYFPAIVMSSVPGSYYTSPWPDCDWISHSATGTHSVNTDYYYKIEFYLPCVNACGSSFSDSATFCLNMDFFTDNSVDEVYINGVPQTGLLAGVPAASPYFNVGFSAAGGLSFSLCSGWQPGLNILILKVSSGPGFAGFLAQNSTTAPPVANDPTILSPFSSFTVCDSSALVNFNAASSGGVWSASCGTCINATTGVFNPSLAGPGTYTIFYNLTVPCPAMDTSIIQVLSLPPDATINAEPAHCIDDAAFNLTPVTAGGVWSGTGITNTSVGTFDPAVSGAGTFTVTHIFSGTCGDTAAQTVTINALPTPNFTADQFTDCKPLCVQFNELAGTSCASVMYDFGDGDSATTASPNHCFLNAGVYSVSIECTDANGCVGTTTVPNMITVFDYPVANFTIAPSNVVDPNTTVDFINTSTGGTSYIWAFGDPGSGTANGSILFSPNHLYENEGNYCVDLIVQNTGGCSDTARYCIIVEGEGTIFIPNVFTPNGDLTNDLFLVTSSHMKEIEYSIYDRWGLKMADYNGLTGGWNGKAKNGKPAPDGTYFYILKATTNRGKEINAKGYLQLLSER from the coding sequence ATGAAAAAACTACTACTACTCTTTTCTTTTTCCTTGTTCATGACATCCACCTTTGCACAAGAAGATTGTGGAAATGGTGTTGACGATGATGGAGATGGATTAATTGACTGTGCGGATACCGTTACATGTTCCAGCAGCACCGTTCCAACAGGAACACTTTTTAATACAGCAACCAATGGTGTGGGTGGAACACTTCCGGGAGGAAGTAATGATGCGAATTGGCAAATTGCAACCGGCTCTATTGCCGGCCCCTATTTTCCTGCAATTGTGATGAGCAGTGTTCCCGGTAGTTATTATACAAGTCCGTGGCCGGATTGTGATTGGATTTCACATTCAGCAACAGGTACCCATTCGGTGAATACCGATTACTATTATAAAATTGAATTTTATCTTCCTTGTGTGAATGCATGTGGAAGTTCATTTTCAGATTCAGCAACCTTTTGTTTGAATATGGATTTTTTCACCGACAATTCGGTGGATGAAGTATACATTAATGGCGTTCCACAAACAGGATTACTTGCAGGTGTGCCTGCTGCTTCTCCTTATTTTAATGTTGGCTTCAGTGCTGCAGGAGGATTATCTTTTTCGTTGTGCAGTGGATGGCAACCGGGATTAAATATTTTGATTTTAAAAGTAAGTTCCGGTCCGGGCTTCGCAGGATTTCTTGCACAAAATAGCACCACTGCTCCACCAGTTGCGAACGATCCAACCATTCTTTCACCGTTTTCAAGTTTTACGGTTTGCGATTCAAGTGCATTAGTAAATTTTAATGCAGCATCCTCCGGAGGCGTTTGGAGTGCATCGTGCGGAACGTGTATCAATGCAACTACCGGAGTATTTAATCCTTCACTTGCCGGTCCGGGGACCTATACTATATTTTATAATCTAACTGTTCCTTGTCCGGCTATGGACACCTCCATCATACAAGTTTTAAGTTTGCCACCCGATGCAACCATCAATGCTGAGCCAGCACATTGTATCGATGATGCCGCCTTTAATTTAACTCCGGTAACCGCAGGAGGAGTTTGGAGTGGAACAGGAATTACGAATACAAGTGTGGGAACATTTGATCCGGCCGTTTCCGGAGCAGGAACATTTACAGTGACCCATATTTTTTCAGGAACCTGTGGTGATACGGCAGCACAAACGGTAACGATTAATGCATTACCGACACCCAACTTCACTGCCGATCAATTTACAGATTGCAAACCATTGTGTGTTCAGTTTAACGAATTAGCCGGAACAAGTTGTGCAAGTGTGATGTATGATTTCGGAGACGGGGATTCAGCGACTACGGCATCACCTAATCATTGTTTTTTAAACGCGGGTGTTTATTCAGTGAGTATTGAATGTACCGATGCAAATGGATGTGTAGGAACAACAACAGTTCCGAATATGATCACTGTTTTTGATTATCCGGTAGCCAATTTTACAATTGCGCCATCCAATGTTGTAGATCCAAACACAACGGTTGATTTTATAAATACCTCAACAGGAGGTACAAGTTATATTTGGGCGTTTGGAGATCCGGGGTCAGGAACAGCGAATGGATCTATTTTATTTTCTCCGAACCATTTGTATGAAAATGAGGGCAACTATTGTGTGGATTTGATTGTTCAAAATACAGGAGGCTGCAGCGACACGGCCAGATATTGTATCATTGTGGAAGGCGAAGGAACGATTTTTATACCGAATGTATTTACACCCAATGGCGATCTAACCAACGATTTATTTTTGGTGACCAGCTCACACATGAAAGAGATTGAGTACAGCATATATGATCGTTGGGGATTAAAAATGGCCGATTACAATGGATTAACTGGTGGCTGGAATGGAAAAGCAAAAAATGGAAAACCAGCACCCGATGGAACCTATTTTTATATTTTAAAAGCCACAACGAACAGAGGAAAAGAGATCAATGCAAAAGGATATTTGCAATTGTTATCAGAGAGATAA
- a CDS encoding dipeptide epimerase, giving the protein MKLSYTPHTLYFKRPFKIAHGTRTSTPIVLVELEHEGVIGYGEASMPPYLGESHETVLAFLKRCTPLIENWKNPFEIESLLQEIDLVAPHQCAAKASIDIALHDLVGKLKNKPCWQLLGANKEDTPFTTYTLGIDEPEILKQKIEDGTSYKILKVKLNGEKDRASIETIRSITDKPIAIDVNQGWKKKEDALEMIEWLADKNVLFVEQALPKTNWDDARWLFERSPLPLFADESIQRYVDLEKVKDCYHGVNIKLMKCTGMHEANRIIQQARALHLKVLIGCMSETSCAISAAAQLSPFADYADLDGALLIKNNLFDGITFTDGKITLNDSPGIGITPKENK; this is encoded by the coding sequence TTGAAACTCTCCTACACACCCCATACCTTATATTTTAAGCGTCCGTTTAAAATTGCACACGGCACACGCACCTCCACTCCAATTGTTCTTGTGGAATTGGAACATGAAGGCGTGATTGGTTATGGGGAAGCAAGTATGCCTCCTTATTTGGGAGAATCACATGAAACGGTGCTTGCATTTTTAAAACGCTGCACTCCACTTATTGAAAACTGGAAGAACCCATTTGAAATAGAATCCTTACTTCAGGAAATTGATTTGGTGGCCCCTCATCAATGTGCAGCAAAAGCAAGTATTGATATTGCCTTACACGATTTAGTTGGGAAGCTGAAAAATAAACCTTGCTGGCAATTGTTGGGAGCCAATAAAGAGGATACACCCTTTACAACCTATACACTGGGAATTGACGAACCTGAAATTTTGAAACAGAAGATAGAAGATGGGACGTCCTATAAAATTTTAAAAGTAAAGCTGAACGGTGAAAAGGATAGAGCAAGTATTGAAACCATACGAAGCATTACCGATAAACCGATTGCGATAGATGTAAATCAAGGATGGAAAAAGAAAGAAGATGCGTTGGAGATGATCGAATGGTTAGCAGACAAGAATGTTTTGTTTGTTGAGCAAGCATTACCTAAAACCAACTGGGATGATGCACGATGGTTGTTTGAGAGAAGTCCGCTCCCCCTTTTTGCCGATGAGAGTATTCAGCGTTATGTAGATCTTGAGAAAGTAAAAGATTGCTATCACGGTGTCAATATTAAATTAATGAAATGTACAGGCATGCACGAGGCCAATCGAATCATTCAGCAAGCACGTGCGCTCCATTTAAAAGTATTGATTGGATGTATGAGTGAAACCTCTTGTGCAATTTCTGCTGCTGCACAATTAAGTCCGTTTGCCGACTATGCCGATTTAGATGGTGCATTGCTCATCAAAAACAATTTGTTTGATGGAATCACATTTACGGATGGGAAGATTACCTTGAATGATTCACCCGGTATTGGAATAACTCCAAAAGAGAATAAGTAG
- a CDS encoding gliding motility-associated C-terminal domain-containing protein codes for MKNVFFFISILLLLASCKKEEPFNPDEHITYEHWYKLNRSSDTLYSVYLANAFTPNGDGINDAFKPIGNYTLGRFVVYNKYGEEIYKTTDPNKMWNGKVNGAGHIVQMGTYTFQLFVSDLNGENYEYTGSVILYK; via the coding sequence ATGAAAAACGTATTCTTTTTCATATCGATTCTTCTCCTTTTGGCTTCTTGTAAAAAAGAAGAACCATTCAATCCAGATGAACACATTACTTATGAGCATTGGTATAAATTGAACCGATCTAGCGATACGTTATACTCTGTTTATCTTGCTAATGCCTTTACTCCTAATGGTGATGGAATAAATGATGCATTTAAACCAATAGGAAATTACACTCTTGGTCGTTTTGTTGTTTACAATAAATATGGAGAAGAAATTTATAAAACAACAGATCCGAATAAAATGTGGAATGGAAAAGTAAATGGTGCAGGACATATTGTTCAAATGGGAACGTATACCTTTCAATTATTTGTGAGTGATTTGAATGGTGAAAATTATGAATATACCGGATCTGTGATATTGTATAAGTAA
- a CDS encoding antibiotic biosynthesis monooxygenase: MIANTPKPPYYAVIFTSIVTEVREGYSNTADRMLELAKEQEGYLGIESAREEIGITVSYWSSLEAIRNWKRNAEHLMAQEKGRKEWYQNYKTRICLVERDYEFNK, from the coding sequence ATGATAGCAAACACACCGAAGCCTCCTTATTATGCCGTTATTTTTACTTCTATTGTAACAGAAGTTAGAGAAGGTTATTCAAATACTGCTGATAGAATGTTAGAATTGGCAAAAGAACAAGAAGGATATTTGGGAATTGAATCGGCAAGGGAGGAAATAGGGATCACCGTTTCCTATTGGAGCAGTTTGGAAGCCATTCGAAATTGGAAAAGGAATGCCGAACATTTGATGGCGCAAGAAAAAGGAAGAAAAGAATGGTACCAAAACTATAAAACAAGAATTTGTTTGGTAGAACGGGATTATGAGTTTAATAAGTAA
- a CDS encoding PorP/SprF family type IX secretion system membrane protein, translating into MKKLVVFSFSLFSITMTSAQDAHFSQYLNSKTYTNPAFVGTDSTMNVALNYRVQWPKTSSYKSSIFSVDKYIRALRGGIGLNYVNDRQLNDAYIKARIEFNYAPHFELFNHKLVLQPGIQISYFQNTIDFSKLTFSDMIDARRGFVYNTNEVYGASTKSGIDVSAGLLVYTDRYFGGVAFHHITEPNEGVVGPSKLPMKISAHVGANLLCGNANSKNTTISPTLLYMRQQDFQMFLPGLTAKYKFISLGVSYRNEDAFIGTLAFQNRFLRVGYSYDYTTSKLGNDNTGGSHEIGLTWFVNFKKKRGAIKTLRLI; encoded by the coding sequence ATGAAGAAGCTAGTCGTTTTTAGTTTTAGTCTTTTTAGTATTACAATGACATCTGCACAAGATGCCCACTTCTCCCAATACCTCAATTCAAAAACATATACCAATCCTGCTTTTGTTGGAACAGATAGCACGATGAACGTTGCACTCAATTATCGAGTTCAATGGCCGAAGACATCTTCTTATAAAAGCTCGATTTTTTCAGTAGATAAATATATTCGTGCGCTAAGAGGTGGAATCGGATTAAACTATGTTAATGATCGTCAATTAAATGATGCTTACATTAAAGCAAGGATTGAATTCAATTATGCACCGCATTTCGAACTGTTTAACCATAAACTGGTTCTTCAGCCTGGTATTCAAATTTCCTATTTTCAAAATACAATCGACTTCAGCAAACTAACATTTAGTGATATGATTGATGCCAGAAGAGGATTTGTTTATAATACAAATGAAGTTTACGGAGCATCGACCAAATCTGGAATAGACGTTTCAGCAGGATTACTAGTATATACGGATAGATATTTTGGAGGAGTTGCATTTCATCATATTACAGAACCGAATGAAGGAGTTGTTGGACCGAGTAAATTACCAATGAAAATTTCTGCTCACGTTGGTGCGAATTTATTATGTGGGAATGCCAACTCAAAAAACACTACCATTTCTCCTACTTTATTATATATGCGCCAACAAGATTTTCAGATGTTCCTTCCAGGATTAACTGCAAAATATAAATTTATTTCCTTAGGAGTAAGTTATAGAAACGAAGATGCTTTTATCGGAACCCTTGCATTTCAGAATCGTTTTTTAAGAGTAGGTTATTCGTACGACTATACAACTTCTAAATTAGGAAATGATAATACCGGAGGTTCGCATGAAATAGGATTAACCTGGTTTGTGAACTTCAAGAAAAAACGTGGGGCAATTAAAACCTTGCGATTGATTTGA
- a CDS encoding RsmB/NOP family class I SAM-dependent RNA methyltransferase — protein sequence MAKEFYLKHHSFHIKAIFSALKDIFEKNEYADKAIEKVMKANKYWDVRERGFVSDVTYDMVRNWRLLYVSAGLEPAAKLSDRNLWMIFGTYLVFDGYDLPESNYFKGLSEKKVVSQLEKFHKIRKIRESIPDWLDEIGEKEIGKDWDKVIRALNQKPTTVLRANSLKTNPKELQTTLEAENITDSTLISWSPDAVELKFQRNVFRTEAFHKGLFEVQDASSQMVSEFLNVQPGMRVVDACAGAGGKTLHLASLMKNKGRIIALDVKGRKLEELKKRAARADVRIVETREIDSSKVVKRLKDTADRLLLDVPCSGLGVLRRNPDSKWKLTLDEIERVKTLQREILTNFSDITKVGGKMVYATCSILPSEGEDQVKWFLSTVGDKWNLLGEKRYSPEVYHADGFYMALLERVK from the coding sequence ATGGCTAAAGAATTTTATTTAAAACACCACTCCTTTCATATTAAGGCAATTTTTTCTGCATTGAAAGACATCTTCGAAAAAAACGAATATGCGGATAAGGCGATCGAAAAAGTAATGAAAGCGAATAAGTATTGGGATGTTCGCGAACGCGGATTTGTTTCCGATGTAACCTACGACATGGTTCGTAACTGGCGATTATTATATGTGTCGGCTGGATTAGAACCGGCTGCTAAACTATCCGATCGAAACTTGTGGATGATCTTTGGAACCTATTTGGTTTTTGACGGATATGATTTACCCGAAAGCAATTACTTTAAAGGATTAAGTGAAAAGAAAGTGGTTTCCCAATTGGAGAAATTTCATAAAATCAGAAAAATTAGAGAATCCATTCCGGATTGGTTGGATGAAATTGGTGAAAAGGAGATTGGTAAAGATTGGGACAAAGTGATTCGTGCGTTGAACCAGAAACCAACAACCGTATTAAGAGCAAATTCTTTAAAAACAAATCCGAAGGAACTGCAAACAACTTTAGAAGCAGAAAATATTACCGACAGCACATTGATTTCTTGGTCGCCCGATGCTGTTGAGTTAAAGTTTCAACGAAATGTTTTCCGAACGGAAGCATTTCATAAAGGATTGTTTGAAGTGCAGGATGCCTCTTCTCAAATGGTTTCCGAATTCTTAAATGTACAACCGGGAATGCGGGTGGTGGATGCTTGTGCCGGAGCAGGAGGAAAAACATTGCATTTGGCATCGTTGATGAAAAACAAAGGTCGCATTATTGCCTTGGATGTAAAAGGAAGAAAACTGGAGGAATTAAAAAAGCGGGCTGCAAGAGCAGATGTTCGTATTGTTGAAACACGCGAAATCGATTCTTCGAAAGTTGTAAAACGATTAAAAGATACAGCAGATCGATTGTTGTTGGATGTTCCTTGTTCCGGATTAGGTGTATTAAGACGAAATCCGGATAGTAAATGGAAATTGACGTTGGATGAAATCGAGCGCGTAAAAACATTACAACGTGAAATCCTTACTAATTTTTCAGACATCACCAAAGTGGGAGGGAAGATGGTATATGCGACTTGTAGCATATTGCCTTCAGAAGGAGAAGATCAAGTGAAATGGTTTTTAAGTACAGTGGGTGATAAATGGAACTTACTTGGAGAAAAACGTTATTCTCCGGAAGTATATCATGCCGATGGTTTTTATATGGCGTTGTTAGAACGTGTAAAATAA
- a CDS encoding cupin domain-containing protein, with protein sequence MKNVFFLFFIFPLFALGQNQSLDTIKAPSNFDNIYSRTIASDSLSSSFVIFIKKEVKKHKHASHTENVYILDGEGEMILGDKTLHIKKGDIIFIPMNTPHALKVTSSIPVKVLSVQSPHFDGKDRIFVD encoded by the coding sequence ATGAAAAACGTATTCTTTCTATTCTTCATCTTTCCTCTTTTTGCTCTTGGGCAAAATCAATCCTTGGATACGATAAAAGCACCTTCGAATTTTGACAATATATATAGTAGAACTATTGCCTCTGATTCCTTAAGCAGCAGTTTTGTTATTTTTATTAAAAAGGAAGTAAAAAAGCATAAACATGCTTCTCATACCGAAAATGTATATATCTTGGACGGTGAAGGTGAAATGATATTGGGTGATAAAACCTTACACATTAAAAAAGGGGATATTATTTTTATTCCAATGAATACACCTCATGCTTTAAAAGTAACATCCAGCATTCCTGTAAAAGTATTGTCGGTGCAATCACCACACTTTGATGGAAAGGATAGAATTTTTGTCGATTAA
- a CDS encoding TSUP family transporter, which produces MHLSNIFLDHTSIVILSLIALAFIAGFIDAIVGGGGLIQLPGLLINMPNQPLLTLFGTNKIAALAGTSVAAYQYSKRIKFDYKLLLIISFFSFVASFLGAKAVSFIKVETLKPIILVILILIAIYTFIKKDLGSIQTKQLTRNKQIIFGSLIGIVVGFYDGFFGPGTGSFFVLGFVVILGFEFVNASAYSKIINCITNISALIVFIKNGDYILELAILMSAFNIIGSVIGSKIALKKGNGFVRIVFLVIVSIMILRYGYDVFLKE; this is translated from the coding sequence ATGCATCTCTCCAACATCTTTCTCGACCACACTTCCATTGTAATTCTTTCGTTGATTGCACTCGCATTCATTGCAGGGTTTATCGATGCCATTGTAGGAGGTGGTGGATTGATTCAATTACCGGGTTTACTCATCAACATGCCCAACCAACCTTTGCTGACACTTTTCGGAACCAATAAAATTGCAGCACTTGCCGGGACATCCGTTGCAGCATATCAATATTCCAAACGAATCAAATTTGATTATAAACTGCTACTCATCATCTCCTTCTTTTCTTTCGTTGCTTCTTTCCTGGGAGCAAAAGCAGTTAGCTTCATAAAAGTAGAAACATTAAAACCCATCATTTTAGTCATTCTCATTTTAATTGCCATTTACACCTTCATTAAAAAAGATTTAGGATCGATTCAAACCAAACAGCTGACAAGAAACAAACAAATCATATTTGGCTCATTGATTGGAATAGTAGTAGGATTCTATGATGGTTTTTTCGGTCCGGGTACCGGAAGCTTTTTCGTTTTAGGATTTGTGGTGATTCTGGGATTTGAGTTTGTGAATGCATCTGCTTATTCTAAAATCATTAATTGCATCACTAATATTTCCGCGTTGATCGTATTTATTAAAAATGGAGACTATATTTTAGAGTTGGCGATTTTAATGTCGGCATTCAACATTATCGGGAGTGTGATTGGAAGTAAGATTGCACTCAAAAAAGGAAATGGGTTTGTGCGGATTGTCTTTCTGGTGATTGTATCCATTATGATTTTGAGATACGGGTATGATGTTTTTTTGAAAGAATAA